A window from Sceloporus undulatus isolate JIND9_A2432 ecotype Alabama chromosome 8, SceUnd_v1.1, whole genome shotgun sequence encodes these proteins:
- the FBXL18 gene encoding F-box/LRR-repeat protein 18 isoform X2, with protein sequence MACLGEEVTSEETGEESNSMNLMEFSDEILLHILRYTPVSDLVLNVQRVCRKLSVLSLDKSLTHTVILHKNYQVDKDKVKQLMREIGKEIHELDMTGCYWLPGTTIDQVIRCKNLVKLNLSGCHLTSLRLSKMLSTLQYLRSLAIDVNPGFDASHLSSECKATLSRVLELKQTLYTPSYGVVPCCTSLEKLLLYFEILDRSREGLIISGQLMVGESNVPHYQNLRVFYARLAPGPVNQEVVRLYLAVLSDRTPEKLHAFLISAPGGFAQSCAVKNLLDSMARNVTLDALQLPRSWMNGSSLLQLLKVSNPVYFSFNRCSLSGGQLVQRVLNGGKDLRSLVSLNLSGCVHCLSPDSLLRKAEDDIDSGIVETLVASCCNLRHLNLSAAHHHSSEGLGKHLCQLLARLKCLLSLALPVCAIANISLTTADKPSVQPVANVASQGFGKKVRIGVQTCSRNCLEQGNFKPPSSVFWSLLESLPFLERLELIGSSFSSAMPRNEPAIRNSLPPCSRAQHVGDAEVAAIGQLAFLQSLTLAQLPSVLTGFGLISIGAQCQRLRTLSLANIGLMGKVMYMSALMDMLKHCKCLRDLR encoded by the exons ATGGCCTGCCTAGGAGAG GAAGTGACAAGTGAGGAGACTGGAGAGGAGAGCAACAGTATGAATTTAATGGAGTTCTCAGATGAGATCCTCTTACACATCCTGAGATACACTCCAGTTTCAGATCTTGTCCTGAATGTCCAGAGGGTCTGCCGGAAACTCTCTGTCCTCAGTCTTGACAAAAGCCTCACCCACACAGTGATCCTACATAAGAACTATCAG GTGGACAAAGACAAAGTGAAGCAGCTCATGAGAGAGATTGGCAAAGAGATTCATGAGCTGGACATGACCGGCTGCTATTGGTTGCCGGGCACCACCATTGACCAGGTGATTCGTTGCAAAAACCTAGTGAAGCTGAACTTGTCTGGCTGCCACCTCACCTCCCTTCGTCTCTCAAAGATGCTCTCCACCTTGCAATACCTCCGCTCTTTGGCAATTGATGTGAATCCGGGGTTTGATGCCTCCCACTTGAGTAGTGAATGCAAGGCTACACTGAGTCGAGTGCTGGAGCTCAAGCAGACTCTTTACACACCCTCCTATGGGGTAGTGCCATGTTGTACCAGCCTCGAGAAACTCCTCCTGTACTTTGAGATCCTTGACAGATCGCGAGAGGGTTTAATAATCTCTGGCCAGCTGATGGTGGGTGAGAGTAACGTGCCCCACTACCAGAATCTCCGGGTTTTCTATGCTAGGTTGGCTCCTGGACCAGTCAACCAGGAGGTGGTGAGGCTATACTTAGCGGTGCTGAGTGATCGGACTCCAGAGAAACTTCACGCTTTCCTCATCTCTGCTCCTGGTGGCTTTGCACAGAGCTGTGCTGTTAAAAACCTTTTAGACTCCATGGCCCGGAATGTGACATTAGATGCTTTACAGCTACCTCGATCTTGGATGAATGGCTCCAGCCTCCTCCAGCTTTTGAAAGTCAGCAACCCTGTCTACTTCAGTTTCAACCGCTGTAGCTTATCTGGTGGCCAGCTTGTCCAGAGAGTCCTGAATGGTGGTAAAGACCTCCGCAGCCTGGTCAGTTTGAACCTGAGCGGCTGCGTTCACTGTCTGTCTCCAGACTCCCTCTTGCGCAAGGCGGAAGATGACATTGACAGTGGCATTGTGGAGACACTGGTTGCCTCTTGCTGCAATCTGAGGCACCTGAACCTCTCGGCTGCCCACCATCATAGCTCAGAAGGCTTGGGCAAACATTTATGCCAACTCCTTGCCCGCCTGAAATgccttctctctctggctttgcctGTTTGTGCTATTGCCAACATTTCCCTGACAACTGCTGACAAGCCATCAGTGCAGCCGGTGGCTAATGTAGCCTCCCAAGGTTTTGGAAAGAAAGTCCGAATTGGGGTCCAGACCTGTTCCAGGAACTGCCTAGAACAAGGCAATTTCAAGCCCCCCTCTTCTGTGTTTTGGTCTCTACTAGAAAGCCTTCCCTTTCTGGAAAGACTGGAGTTGATTGGTTCCAGTTTCTCCTCGGCCATGCCAAGGAATGAGCCAGCTATCCGGAACTCGCTGCCTCCCTGCAGTCGGGCACAGCATGTGGGGGATGCAGAGGTGgctgccattggccagctggcatTCCTGCAGAGCCTCACCTTGGCCCAGCTGCCCAGTGTTCTTACCGGCTTTGGGCTGATTAGCATTGGGGCCCAATGCCAACGCCTACGGACCCTCTCGCTGGCCAACATAGGCCTTATGGGAAAAGTGATGTACATGTCAGCCCTCATGGACATGCTGAAGCACTGTAAGTGCTTGCGAGATCTCAG ATGA